TTGGTTAAAAATGCATATAAAAATCAAGTTTGTAACAAAATACGCACTGATAAATCACATATGCGCCTATTTGATTAATATTTTAGAGATAAAACTTATCTAAGCTATTTTATATCGATAATACGGCTCGCTTTTTTATATTGAATACGCCATCCTGACCATGTTGGTAGTTCCCAACGTTTTGGCGATAACTTGCGACCACCCGATTGATAATGCACGTAAATCAGCTTTCTTCCGGGGAAGTATTCAACATCAAGCTGCAAATCAGCAAGGCTCAAAGAAAACGGATATTTTTCTGAAAACTCTGAATAAAGCCAAGTTGGGATGCCTTCAAAGGGAATATCTGACTGTTCGAACATTTCTAGCTCGCTAATGTCAGTAACCCCTAAGACTTCAAGTTGCTCTATAAACCATCCCTCAAAACTCAATTGCTCAATCTCTGGGGTATTGTGTATTTTCTCATCGAGCCCAAGTCTCACGTACAACTGCCAATGCTTGATCTCTTGAGTGCGAAGTTCTGCAAAACCGGGAAGCTGAGCACCGCTGACTACGAGGTCTACGATAGGCTTCAATGACAATTGACCTTCAGCCGCCACGAGTTTAGTCATAATAGGGCGGCCGGCATAGAGCAACGCGACCTCGGTAAAAACGCCATCATCATTCACAACGGTTTCACCTTGCCCCCACTCTCCTAGTTCAGCATCAATGATAAGCTCAAGAGGAATTGGGGCCGTGACCGTCGCTAGGGTCAGTGTTTGCTTAACGCCTCTTCCCGGCAAGCTGTGGGTATCAAGCACCAACATAGCTTGTGCATTATCAGGGAAACGACTCTGACGACCGAGTACCACCTCTAACATGCCATTAGCAAAGGCTTCTTTTCTTTTAAGTCGGCGTACAAACACCAGTTCAGGATGCAGATTTACAATGGTCTTGAGCAGTTCAATACGTTGGAAACGTGACGCGACTTCTAACTGAGGAAGTTCAAACACCTCACGCATTTGCTTTGCCAGTCCTTGTGCTTCATTCAGTGCCTGTTGATCGATTTCTAAATGCGGATAATCGCGACCACGAACGATCTGAATTAACAGGCTTAGATCGCACCCTTCTTTCTCTTGCTGAGCGAGCGCTTCCAAATGTTCTGCATTGGTTGGTAACTGATACAAGCGAGCCGGAACGGACAGCGCCGCCGTGAGATCCACCATGGCTTCTTTAAGTGCTTTGGTTTTAATTCGCGTGACAATATCGGCATACAAAGCATCAATCGGCAGCGGGTAGAGCTTTTTGCCGTGCTCAGTGATTTGATGGTCGGTATTAATCGCTTCCATCATCAACAAGGTTTGTGTTGCGCTGTTTAACGACTTCTCGGGGATTGGATCAAGAAAAGATAAGCTCTCGATCGAGTTGCCACAACATGCCGCGGCCAACATAGGTTCGGTTAATTCTTCGCGTTGCAATTCGGGCGGTGTCACTAACTCCAACGCTGCATGCTCACCATACAGACGCACACAAACACCATCCATCACCCTGCCCGCACGGCCAGCTCGTTGTTTGGCACTGGCTCGTGATATGGATTTAAGCATCAGTGTGGTTCTGCCATTACGCTGAACGGTGCGCCTTTCTAATCCCGAATCGATCACCACACCAATGTCAGGAATGGTTAATGACGTTTCTGCAACGTTGGTCGCAAGAATGACCTTTCTCAGGGTATTTCCTTCAACATTGATATTACGACCCGATAACGCTGAATCTCGCTCTTTATCACTGACCGACGCATGCAATTTAACAACTTGGATATCTGGATTTTTCGCTAAGGCTTGTTCGCATTGCACGATCTCTTTTTTACCCGGCAGAAAAACCAACATATCGCCAGAAGAAGCGATCAGCTGATGATTCACTTCTTCCGCAATACGCTGCTCTAGATGTCGAATATCAGGCAGTGTTCTGGATTCGTTCGCTCGGTGCTCTATCTCAACTTGATAAGTTCGCCCTTCACAGTTTATGCGATTCGCATCCAAATAATGAGCAAGGCGTTCCCCCTCAATGGTTGCTGATGTGATCACCAAACGATGACTCGCTTTTTGTTTCAGAATCGCCACCAGCAGATCAATGTCCCAACGTCTCTCGTGAAATTCATCCACCACGATCACATCAAAGTTAGCCAATCCATCTTCTGATAACCAACGCAGCGCGATACCGGGCGTCACAAAAACGACGCTAGTTTGCTCGTTGTATTCCGACTCAAGCTTAATCGCATAGCCCACTTTGCTACCCAACTTCTCGCCCGATTGTTGCGCTAAATATTTAGCGAGTGACGTACAAGCGATTCGTCTTGGTTCAACAACCAACACTCGCCCATGCGCTGATGCCCAAACTGGTAAGCGTGTTGATTTACCCGACCCGGTTTCAGCTTCGACAACAAGGTGAGAATTAGAGATCTGTTCATGGAAAGTCTTTTGATAAGAATCGATAGGCAGTGATGACATACAGAAGGTAACTAATGAAAAACGGTGAGCAAAGTATAACGAATTATGACGTTAGAATTCGAAAAGTGTGGGACATAATTAAGAATATCATTTTGTTTGCTAAGATCTCGGAGAAACTATTTACAATTGAATAACTAAACCGTTATCATTTTTCAGTTACCCTTTCTCCCATATTAGGCATCCAATGAACAACGATAAACGCCCTCTATATATACCTTATGCTGGTCCTGCTCTACTAAGTACTCCTCTTCTAAACAAAGGCAGCGCATTCTCAGCTCAAGAACGTAGTTCTTTCAACCTTGAAGGCTTGTTACCGGAAACAACCGAAACAATTCAAGAGCAAGTTGAACGTGCTTACAAGCAATATTGCAACTTCGAAAGCGATATGGATAAGCATATCTACCTGCGTAATATCCAAGACACAAATGAAACGCTCTTTTATCGTTTAGTTCAAAACCACATCTCTGAAATGATGCCTATCATTTACACGCCAACAGTTGGCGCAGCATGTGAGAACTTTTCAAATATTTACCGTCGTGGTCGTGGCTTGTTTATCTCATATCCGAACCGCGATCGCATCGATGATCTACTGAATAATGCAACCAACCACAACGTAAAAGTTATCGTGGTAACTGATGGTGAGCGTATTCTTGGTTTGGGAGACCAAGGGATCGGTGGTATGGGTATTCCAATTGGTAAACTCGCACTTTATACAGCTTGTGGCGGCATCAGCCCAGCTTATATGCTACCAATCGTGCTTGATGTTGGTACTAACAACCCTCAACGTCTTGCAGACCCTATGTATATGGGTTGGCGTCACCCTCGTATCACAGGGGCTGATTACGATGCATTCGTTGAAGAGTTCATCCAAGCCGTTCAACGCCGTTGGCCTGATGCATTAGTACAATTCGAAGATTTCGCTCAAAAGAATGCAATGCCATTGCTTGAGCGCTATAAAGACCGCATCTGTTGTTTCAACGATGACATCCAAGGTACAGCAGCCGTCACTGTAGGTTCTCTACTTGCAGCATGTAAAGCCGCAAACAGCAAACTTTCAGAACAGCGTATTACCTTCTTAGGTGCAGGCTCTGCCGGGTGTGGTATCGCTGAAGCGATCATCGCGCAAATGGTATCTGAAGGTATCAGTGATGCTCAAGCTCGTTCTCAAGTGTACATGGTTGATCGTTGGGGCCTGCTACAAGAAGGCATGCAAAACCTACTTGATTTCCAACAACGCTTAGTTCAAACCAATGCGAATACTAAAGGTTGGGAAAGTGATAGCTCAGGCTTCTCACTACTGGATGTTGTTCGTCACGCAAAACCAACCGTTCTTGTTGGCGTATCTGGTGCTCCGGGTCTATTCAGTAAGGAAGTCATCCAAGAGATGAATCTACACTGTGAACGCCCTATTGTGTTCCCACTGTCTAACCCAACTAGCCGTGTTGAAGCAACACCAAACGACATCATTCGTTGGACTGATGGAAAAGCATTGGTAGCAACGGGTAGCCCATTTGAGCCAGTAACTCATAACGGCACAACTTACCCAATTGCTCAGTGTAACAATAGCTACATCTTCCCAGGGATCGGCCTTGGGGTACTTGCTGTGAATGCGTCACGCATCACTGACGAAATGCTAATGGAATCGAGTCGTGCGCTTGCAACGTGCTCTCCACTCGCAATCAATGGTTCAGGTGCTCTACTTCCACCATTGGAAGAGATCCATACCGTATCTAAGAAGATTGCTCTCGCTGTTGGTAAAAAAGCGATTGAACAAGGTGTAGCTCTAGAGATCACCGACGAAGCACTACAACAAGCCATTGACCAACACTTCTGGCAGCCGGTTTACCGTCGCTACAAGCGCACCGCATTCTAATAAAAATTGTTACGCTTCTAATCAAAGCCTCTGTAATCACAGGGGCTTTTTCTTTACACAGTCTTGTCTTTTTAACTGATTTTTCTCATTTTTATTTGGTATTATCGAACACTAAAAATTTAATGTTCAACCAAAGGGCCATACCGAGAGTGAAATTCGATTCTCACGTTTACCGTACCTACTTACTAAAAGCTTACCAAAAACTACAAGGGTTTATGTTTGGCGCCTTCCTCGTATTCTTGGTAAGCTGCGCTGCAATTATTGCTATCGATTATTGGGTTTCATGGCAAGCAGAAGATCGCATCATTTACGATATTGATGAAGTACCTGAGCGCGAAGTTGCGGTTGTCCTCGGCACCAGTAAATATTTAGGTCGAACGCTCAACGATTATTATAAATACCGAATTGAAGCCGCTATCGAGTTGTTCAATCGTGAAAAGGTGAATCAATTTTTACTGAGTGGCGATAACGCTCACCGTTCTTACAATGAACCTTGGACGATGAAACGAGACTTATTGAAAGCCGGTATTCCTGATGAACGAATCAATCTAGATTACGCTGGATTTAGGACATTAGACTCAATTGTTCGTGCAAAAAAAATATTCGACACAGATAACTTCCTGATCATCACTCAAAAGTTTCACTGTGAAAGAGCGCTATTTATCGCTAATTCTTATGATATACACGCAAAGTGTTTAGCGGTTTCTGGACCAACTCATCACTCGGGAATGACCATACGCTTACGTGAAGTGTTTGCCCGCACCAAAGCGTTTCTTGACCTATACATTATTGGGACCACACCTAAATTTCTTGGCCCGAAAGAGCCAATTCAACTAAATCCAAAACAAGAATCATCACCTATCCCTCCGCCTATTGCAGGACCAGCAGAGACTGATGTGTAGAAAACTACACATTTTTAATTTGTTACCTCACACTTCCCCACTGTTACACAAAAACACACCAACACTCCTTTATTAACTTAAGTAACATTATCCCAACAAAGCCCACCCCTACATCGAGTCAATGCATTAGCACTGTATAGCTTGAAACAAGATAATTCGAAAACTATATACCTCGAAAAAATAAGAAGCATCGCTCTTTGGGTCAGGTGCACCAATAAAACGAGGATAAACAAAAGGAGCGCCTTATGACGGCACTTGTTACTACACTGAAACACTGGCTGTTTACACGCAACAGCATGATCTTAATTGGTAATTTCTCGCTATTTGCGTTATTGCTCAACACCTTGCCTTTCGAAGCTCAAGTGAATACAGGTCTAAGTATTCTCGTATTTGTCGCGATTTTATGGTTAACCGAAGCCATTCACGTCAGCATCACAGCTTTGCTCATTCCACTTTTGGCTGTCTTGTTTGGTGTTTTCAACACATCGGCTGCATTGTCTAACTTTTCCAACCCGATCATCTTTCTGTTTATGGGGGGGTTTGCTCTTGCGGCGGCACTCAACAAACAAGAACTAGATAAAGCGATTGCTGATAAGGTGCTTCTAATAGCAAAGGGGAAAATGTCTGTCGCCGTCTTCATGTTATTTGGCGTAAGTGCTGGGTTATCAATGTGGATCTCAAACACAGCCACCACTGCAATGATGCTTCCCCTTGTTCTTGGCATCATGAATAAAGTTGACCAAAGTGAAGACCGCAATACGTATGTGTTCGTGCTTCTGGGTATCGCCTATTGCGCATCCATTGGTGGTATTGCAACTTTAGTCGGCAGTCCTCCAAATGCAATCGCAGCAGCGGAAGTTGGCTTGAGTTTTACTGAGTGGATGGAACTGGGTCTACCGATCTCAATGATCTTGCTTCCAATCGCGATGGTCATCCTATATGCGATGACTAAACCTAAGCTAAACCACAAGTTTGAGTTAGACCACGCTCCTGTAGAGTGGACAAATAGTAAGAAAATCACTCTATCTATCTTCCTCTTAACCGTTACGCTTTGGATATTTGGAAAGCCAATCAACGCAATGATTGGCGGGTTCTCTAAATTTGATAGCTTGGTTGCAATTGGTGCGATTGTACTGCTTGGTGCTTCTAGAGTTGTTGATTGGAAAGATGTCGAGAAATCAACGGATTGGGGTGTACTTATTCTGTTCGGCGGTGGTATCTGCTTAAGTAATGTTCTTAAAGAGACTGGTACCAGTGTCTTCTTAGCACACTCACTCAGTGGCTTCTTGGAAACGGCTGGCGTGCTTCTCACAATTCTTGCTGTAGTTGCTTTTGTTGTATTCCTGACTGAATTTGCGAGTAACACCGCAAGTGCCGCACTGCTTGTCCCTTTATTTGCGACTATTGCTGAAGCTCTTGGTATGTCACCCGTTATTTTATCAGCGTTGATCGCCGTAGCTGCGTCTTGTGCCTTTATGTTACCAGTTGCAACACCGCCTAACGCAATCGTGTTTGCCTCTGGTCATATCAAACAAAAAGAGATGATGCGAATCGGTATGGTGTTAAACCTAGTTTGTATCTTAGTACTTACGTTGTTCGCTTGGATTTTCTGGTAAACATTCAATGTTTAAAGAGTCGACCTGATAGGTCAATACTTATAGGAATGCTCTAAAAATTGGTTGCAGTTCCCCCGGCTCACCAATATAAAAAATGCCACACGTTACATATGTACGTGTGGCTTATAAACTAACTAAAACAATTTTCAGATTAGTGACTCAAGATCACCTGATTTCGCCCCGAATGTTTCGCTTGATACAAAGCCTCATCTGCACGAGCAATCGTCTCCGACCCCTTTTCTTGCTTCATTTCCGCAACGCCAATACTGCAAGTCAGAGGATCACCATGCACCCAAAGATGCTGACTAACCAAAAATCGGACTTTCTCAGCCTTCCTCTGTGCTTCATCAGCATCAGTATCAGGACAGAAAACGATGAATTCCTCACCGCCCCACCTCACTAGCTTATCAGTGTCACATATCGAACTGCCGACCACCATTCCGAACTCTCGTAAAACATGATCCCCCATTTGATGTCCGTATTTATCATTCACACTCTTAAAGTAGTCCAGATCGAGGTACAAGATACTCAACTTTCCGTGGCCTCGCTTAACGTGTTGAGACTGCATTTTCAGCCACTCACGAACGGCATGCCGATTTAAGGTCCCAGTCAATTCATCACGATGAGCTAATTCTGAAAACTCTAAATTCTGATCTCGAAGCGCTTGGTTAAGACTTTTAAGATGAAGGTGTCTTTTCTCCACTATCAACATACGCTTTCTTGAACGATGCAGTTCTGAAACTAAAAATGCCGTACCAGTACAAACCCAAATAAACAGCAGAATCATAAATAGGCTCTCTGTTGAAATAGACGAACCTTCAAATTCAATGCTGCGTATCACGATTCGATGATGGCCGATTTTCGCTCCAGAACCCGTCGCAAACTCAACCATGTTAACGTTCGAATACTCTGGTAAGGAATGCTCAAGATCAATATTGTTATCGGAAAGCCACCATGTCATGACTTGTAGGTTGTTGATGGGAATTTCAATAACTCCACCATCCACGCCAGGCGAAAATTCCATTCCGTTGTACTTATGCGTGTACTCGTCATCAGGAACAGAGTAAGCCGGATTATAATTTCTCAAATACGTTCTTAAACGAGCACTAGAACCTTCGTCTGTATGATAATCAATATTCACTCTAAAGGTATGGTACTGGGAAAGATCAAGGCCAACGGTGATGTCTGGATTGATACGAATCGATAGGCCGCAATATGGCCAAGGGTACTCCGACACCTTCAGTTCACAATCGAGGATGTATTGCTTGTCTTCAAATGAGATTTTAGAGGTACTAACGCCCATGTGGATTTGATCACTGGTCGCGATAAATTCGTATTTTTCAGGGGTAATAGAAGTGATTAAACGATTTCCGTTCACTCGGTAATATTGCATAATCGCAAGTGTCGCAATAACTAAAAAGATGACTATTTTATGGATCCACTTCACTTCTAAGTTTCCGGCTTACTGCTTCTAAAATATAAAACTAATGGTATAAGAATTCAGAAGACCATTAATTTTGCGACAATTTATAACTAATAGTTCATCTACAAACGTTATATCACGCGTGAACAAAATGTCATACTATAATTTATAAATGGAATTTTTTATCAGTTACCCACCATGATAATCAAATAATCTTACGTATAAAAACGGACTCTATTTGTTATACTCAGCGCATAATCATCGTTAACCGTGGCGCCTGCTTACAGAGCGTCCGAGTCGACGAAATAATAATCAAAATACAACGAGTAATGTCATGTCTTTATTAGCAAAAGGAACACTCAAGAAGATGAGTGCTTCGCTCGATGGTGCGGTGACCTACCGTCTACCTGTCGGTGAAGAGTTTGTGGAGCTAAACCCTCTGATTGGTAAAACCATTAATCTCACTCACACGGGTAATATTTTTTGCTGTTCGTGTGGTAAGAAAACCAAAAAAAGCTATTCTCAAGGCCACTGCTTCGTCTGCATGAAAAAGCTCGCTAGCTGTGATATGTGTATTATGAAACCAGAGACGTGCCACTATGATCAAGGAACGTGCCGTGAACCTGAATGGGGCGAAGCAAACTGCATGGTTGATCACTTCGTCTATCTTTCGAACACTTCAAGCCTTAAGGTTGGTATCACTCGTCATACTCAGATCCCCACTCGCTGGATCGATCAAGGTGCCACTCAAGGCTTACCAATCTTGAAAGTGAAAACACGTCAGATTTCTGGCCTGATCGAAGTTGAGTTAGCAAAGCACATTGCTGACAAAACCAACTGGCGCACATTGCTAAAAGGCGACGGTGACGATATGGAGTTGCTAGAAAAAGCCAAACAACTCTTGCCATTAGTTGAGGATACAATCCAAGAGATCAAAGCTAAGTTTGGTGACGATGCTATCGAGATTCTGAGCGAAAACATCACTTCACTGAGCTACCCAGTTGAGCAGCACCCAGTGAAGATTGTGTCGCATAACTTTGATAAGAATCCTGAGGTGACAGGTGTACTTCAAGGCATTAAAGGCCAATACCTAATCCTAGATACGGGCGTGATTAACATCCGTAAATTTGGCTCTTACGAAGTGGAAGTATCAGCTTAATCATTTGCTAACACGAGACGAAGTCTTTCTTAACTTTAGCTCTCAGTAAATTAAGTGTTGAACAACTCACAACCAGTACATGCACAGTCGGTGTGGCTATTGTTAAATCAATAAGCTCAATGAAATAAAAAGAGCATACTCCCTACTCAATACTATTGAGGCAAGTATGCTCTTTTCTAATTCGATAACGGCCAAGGTATTAGTTACTTCTTGCTAGTTACTTCGCAAGATCCCTTCAAGCACATTGAACAGCAAGTCGATCTCTTCAATCGAGTTGTAATGCATACAACCAATACGTACCACGCCCTGCTCTTCGATACCCAACTGCTTCACCAAACCTAGCGCATAGAAGTGTCCATTCCACACACAGATATTATGCTCACCCAGCTTCTTAGCGATAAACTCTGGAGAGTGGTTATCAAAGGTGATTGCGAACGTTGGGGTTCTTAGATTCGAATCAAACTCTGTCTTACCATAGAGTTTTGCCCCTTCCAGATCGGACAAACGTTTTAGGAAGTACTCACTAAGCTTGCTTTCATGCTTACTATACAGCGCATAACTTTGCTCTAAACGAGAACGTAATGAATCGGCTGGATCACCTAACTGCGCCAAGTAATCCACCGCCGCAATCACACCCGCAAGGCCTTCAAAGCTTTGCGTACCTGTTTCAAAACGGCCTGGGCCAATGTTTGTCGCTGGCTCTACCTTGTAAGGCTTTAAAGTATGTAGCCATTGAGGTGAAATATAAGCAATGCCAACATGCGGGCCGAAGAATTTATAAGCTGAACATGCCAAGAAATCACAATTCAGCTGCTGAACATCGATCAAATGATGTGGAGCGTAATGCACGGCATCGACATAAACCTGCGCACCATGCTGATGTGCAAGTTCGATAACTTTCGCCATGTCGACAATCGAGCCCGTCGTGTTCGAAGCAAACGTCACCGCGACAAGCTTGGTTTTCTCATTCAGCAGCGACTCAAAGTGCGCCATATCCAAACTGCAATCTGACTCATCCACACGAACTTGGCGAACAATAGCGCCTTTGTCGTCTGCAGCTTGCTGCCAGCTCGATACATTAGAATAATGGTCTAACGCCGTGACGATAACTTCATCGCCTTCTTGCCAATCGCGGCTGATCGCTCGACTAAGTTGGAAGGTCAGAGATGTCATGTTCGCGCCGAACACAACATTGCCTGAAGATTCAGTGTTGAGTAGCGCTTGTACCGCTTCTCTCGCTTGCTGCATTAAGCCTGTCGTCTTTTGGCTCGAAAAATAGTGACCGCCTAGGTTTGAATTAAAGTGCCCAAGATATTCCGTCATTGATGCTAAGACATTTTCAGGAACCTGAGAGCCCCCCGGCCCATCAAAAAAGGTCACAGGCTTACCGTTATGGTATTGGCCTAGCGCGCTAAACTGCTGGCGCACATCGTTAAGAGTGAAGGACATTGCGCGCATCCTTAGCCGTAAGAACAAACACATCCATATAGCCCATCTCATCGTGGTCTATGGTACGAATTGGTTGTGCATTATGCCAAAGCTTACTGTCAGCCAGCATTGCCACTTCACCATCGCCTAATACTTTTCTAAAGAATGGCGCTTCATGTGAGTCTTGATACAGCATGATTTCACCGCCCACAATGTTATGTCGGTTCACACCGATTAAGGCGATATGATCAAAACCATCTTGGTGAACACCTTCCGGAGCGACCTGAGTTTCTTCAAAGATAGCGGCAATACGGATCTGATGAATTTCGATTTCTTGCCCGTCTTCAAGCCCATTAGTTTCAATAAACAGTTCACACATCTCTTGCATGCCTTCACTGCTTATAATTTTCGCTTCAATCGGCTCAAACTGGCGAACAACATCACCTTGAAAATGGTTAATATCTTCAGACTGAACAAAGTTATGTTTGTTTAATTCAACGACCTGTCCGTTACGGAATTGAACCACTGAGTACCTTCTCAATCGAAACTGACCATCTGCATGCTCCGTACTTGGAAGCTTAGAGAATGAAGGTGACAGCTCCTCAACCGCGTGGTTACTGAGATGGGTAATATGTAGGGTATTTTCGTGAGCATGTAACATCATCGACTCCTTAATGATTGTTAATCCACATTCGGCATTTAACGTTTTATTTACATAAAGGATACTTGAAGATCTTGCCAAATCAACAATAAACAATCATTTATCCCGTCAAATTTAATAATTAAGATGATAAAACCAAATTCCAAATAAAAAGCAGTGTATAACACCAGAATAAAAGATGACCAACTCTTAAAACTAGCACACTCCACTAGCCAGTTAAAAACACCTTAAATTTTTTATATAGCGATATTATTAACTATCCTAATAAATTTCACACTCTATCAACCCTTTTTCTTCAATACGCCAGTCTCCTTGCATAAGCTCAGTCCTCACTATCGCCATCATTCATTTCTATATTTTTGCACAGTAAAATACGACCTACCTATCAGATGCCAAGCTACTGATGACTTAGCCAACAAAATCAAGCTGGTTAATTTGCGAGTAACCCAAAATTCACAAGCCTTTTCTTGCGCGTCTGGACAGGTCGAGTTAGGGGGAACTCGGCCGCCCTCAAATAGAGTGCTTTCTAACAAAGCCTACAATTATAAATGATGCATTTATTTGGAATATGACGGTCTGCCTTTATATTCTAACTTAGAATTCGTTAAAAATTGGCGACTATAAAGAGTGGGGATGTTCTATACAAACCAGATGGGAGGGTAAGCAAGCTTGAAAGGTTGATCGCTAAAAGAACCATCTTTGGTGAAATTTACACCAAAAGTCAAAGCGAAAATAAGTTAACTAGACTTAAAACGATTCATTTAAAAATAGTACAATGAGCTAAATCTCAATTTCACTGGACCGATTTTTGAAACCGTTCTTCGAGCGCTTCTGCTGGTACATTCGCTGATCAGCTAAGCTCAAACACTCAGAAAAATTGGCACATTCGAAACTAAATGCGCTTCCAAAGCTGAGGCCAGATTGGGGCCAATCAGCACTGCGAATTTGGTCTTCGACCTGAGCCACCCTATGCTCGATCTGAGAATAAAGGGCCTCACCTTGTGTATCTTTATCAACTCTCAATAACCAGATAAATTCATCGCCACCAGCTCGATAAACCATTCCAAGGTCTGTAAATTGTTCTCGCATCATGCGGCTGGTGTATTCTAAAAAGCGATCCCCTTCATCATGACCATAAGTGTCATTAATCGATTTAAGGCCATCACAGTCGATAAAGACGATGCAATAAGAGTTATGTGCCAATTGTTTACTGGCATCATTAAAATCCAGTCGGTTTCCAAGTCCAGTCAAACTATCCACCCTAGACTGGATATACGTTTTCTGATGTTGACGCTGTTGAATCCGCAACCATTCAGTCAGTGACAATAAAATACAGATGCAATCGATTGCCAATGCAACAACAACTATCACTTCTGTCGAGCTCTGAGTCGGCAATGGCGTAACATGCGCAAAAATGTAATATATCAAGGCCGCGCCATAAAAAAGTCCACCGACCAAATAATACTTAGCGACAAAGTTTCGTTGATAAGCCATTACTATACCAGTCACTATCATCGTCGGTACCCAGATTGCTGCAATCAAATGAGACATAACAAAAGTCAGAGGGAACGGGGCAAAGACATTAATAAACCCAATAATGACACACAGCCAACTAAAGATATGAAAGATAAGATTAATACGAATAAAGTGTTGCGGAAATCCAAACAATAATCTTGTGTAATAGCTAGAAAAAGCAACCGCAAACGGAAACAATACCATCCCAAAATAAACGGGGTTCAAACTTTGGCTTGGTAGTAAGTACCCCCAAGCGCCAGAAGCGGCAAACCAGCCCAAACCATGCAGCCCGA
The Vibrio kanaloae genome window above contains:
- a CDS encoding DUF2797 domain-containing protein, which encodes MSLLAKGTLKKMSASLDGAVTYRLPVGEEFVELNPLIGKTINLTHTGNIFCCSCGKKTKKSYSQGHCFVCMKKLASCDMCIMKPETCHYDQGTCREPEWGEANCMVDHFVYLSNTSSLKVGITRHTQIPTRWIDQGATQGLPILKVKTRQISGLIEVELAKHIADKTNWRTLLKGDGDDMELLEKAKQLLPLVEDTIQEIKAKFGDDAIEILSENITSLSYPVEQHPVKIVSHNFDKNPEVTGVLQGIKGQYLILDTGVINIRKFGSYEVEVSA
- a CDS encoding cysteine desulfurase-like protein; translation: MSFTLNDVRQQFSALGQYHNGKPVTFFDGPGGSQVPENVLASMTEYLGHFNSNLGGHYFSSQKTTGLMQQAREAVQALLNTESSGNVVFGANMTSLTFQLSRAISRDWQEGDEVIVTALDHYSNVSSWQQAADDKGAIVRQVRVDESDCSLDMAHFESLLNEKTKLVAVTFASNTTGSIVDMAKVIELAHQHGAQVYVDAVHYAPHHLIDVQQLNCDFLACSAYKFFGPHVGIAYISPQWLHTLKPYKVEPATNIGPGRFETGTQSFEGLAGVIAAVDYLAQLGDPADSLRSRLEQSYALYSKHESKLSEYFLKRLSDLEGAKLYGKTEFDSNLRTPTFAITFDNHSPEFIAKKLGEHNICVWNGHFYALGLVKQLGIEEQGVVRIGCMHYNSIEEIDLLFNVLEGILRSN
- a CDS encoding 2OG-Fe dioxygenase family protein; this translates as MMLHAHENTLHITHLSNHAVEELSPSFSKLPSTEHADGQFRLRRYSVVQFRNGQVVELNKHNFVQSEDINHFQGDVVRQFEPIEAKIISSEGMQEMCELFIETNGLEDGQEIEIHQIRIAAIFEETQVAPEGVHQDGFDHIALIGVNRHNIVGGEIMLYQDSHEAPFFRKVLGDGEVAMLADSKLWHNAQPIRTIDHDEMGYMDVFVLTAKDARNVLHS
- a CDS encoding GGDEF domain-containing protein; this translates as MQILLLFISVFSVCLNLAFASPLQVNGEQSVLAGEAVKWYEVPLLSAPVDFPILREHIESSSRIETIFGGEGAFGLRLDLANPGIKSLHQIVTLRVNYLDQGWGYWQSKNGQVRRIFDFGQLSDKSIPHLHRQSFPLILNSGESGILWLYLEAKKFPTAINLTLQPEHAFHIRVFRNNTLTLASITVMLTLGILALFCYFQTKQPVTLACAGYVGLHGLGWFAASGAWGYLLPSQSLNPVYFGMVLFPFAVAFSSYYTRLLFGFPQHFIRINLIFHIFSWLCVIIGFINVFAPFPLTFVMSHLIAAIWVPTMIVTGIVMAYQRNFVAKYYLVGGLFYGAALIYYIFAHVTPLPTQSSTEVIVVVALAIDCICILLSLTEWLRIQQRQHQKTYIQSRVDSLTGLGNRLDFNDASKQLAHNSYCIVFIDCDGLKSINDTYGHDEGDRFLEYTSRMMREQFTDLGMVYRAGGDEFIWLLRVDKDTQGEALYSQIEHRVAQVEDQIRSADWPQSGLSFGSAFSFECANFSECLSLADQRMYQQKRSKNGFKNRSSEIEI